One Pararhizobium sp. IMCC3301 DNA segment encodes these proteins:
- a CDS encoding IS5 family transposase, translated as MAWTEITRKQYDRRYLRYASDCTDEEWALIVPFMPAPSKVGRPRKWPMREIWNAIQYIAASGCQWAMLPKDFPPFTTVQHYFYRLRDSGLLDIINETLVMSARLLAGRAAEPTAGVIDSQSVKTTESGGPRGFDAGKKITGRKRHILTDTQGNMLGAITHTADIQDRDGAPDAIAYTKESFPSLAHLFADGGYAGQKLKTVLQNMDGPTIEIVKRPDGAKGFVVIARRWVVERTFAWLGRCRRLAKDWEATVASSEAWLLIASIRRTTRLIART; from the coding sequence ATGGCTTGGACTGAAATCACTCGGAAGCAATATGACCGCAGATACTTGCGCTATGCAAGCGATTGTACGGACGAGGAATGGGCGTTGATCGTGCCGTTCATGCCTGCGCCGAGCAAGGTCGGTCGACCGCGCAAATGGCCGATGCGCGAGATATGGAACGCGATCCAGTATATAGCGGCGTCGGGCTGCCAGTGGGCGATGCTGCCAAAAGACTTCCCGCCCTTCACAACGGTCCAGCACTATTTCTACCGATTACGCGACAGCGGCCTGCTCGACATCATCAACGAAACGCTGGTCATGTCCGCGCGCCTTTTGGCCGGCCGCGCGGCAGAGCCGACAGCGGGTGTGATCGACAGCCAAAGCGTGAAAACCACGGAAAGCGGCGGCCCGCGCGGCTTTGATGCGGGCAAGAAGATCACAGGCCGCAAGCGTCACATCCTCACTGATACACAAGGCAATATGCTGGGCGCGATCACGCACACCGCCGATATACAGGACAGGGATGGCGCACCGGACGCCATCGCATACACGAAAGAGAGCTTCCCCAGCCTTGCCCATCTGTTTGCAGATGGCGGTTATGCTGGGCAAAAGCTGAAAACTGTTCTTCAAAACATGGATGGGCCGACCATCGAGATCGTCAAACGCCCCGATGGTGCAAAAGGATTTGTTGTTATTGCAAGGCGCTGGGTTGTCGAGCGCACATTTGCCTGGCTTGGAAGATGTCGTCGCTTGGCAAAAGACTGGGAGGCAACCGTAGCATCTTCCGAAGCGTGGCTGCTCATCGCATCCATCCGGCGCACCACCCGCCTTATCGCAAGGACTTGA